From Drosophila yakuba strain Tai18E2 chromosome 2L, Prin_Dyak_Tai18E2_2.1, whole genome shotgun sequence, one genomic window encodes:
- the LOC6526455 gene encoding gustatory receptor for bitter taste 22e, protein MFRRSGSGFRQKWTSLTLKGALYGSWILGVFPFTYDSWTRTLRRSKWLIVYGCVLNAAFILLVVTNDTETEIPLRMEVFHRNALAEQINGIHDIQSLSMVSIMLLRSFWRSDDIERTLNELQDLQHRYFRYYSLEECTRFDRFVLYKGLSVVLEIASMLALELGMSPNFSAQFFIGLGSLCLMISAVLLGASHFHLAVVFVYRYVWIVNRELLKLVNKLANGETVESEKVDFLLKLYHRLLDLSHRLASIYDYQMVMVMASFLIANVLGIYFFIIYSISLNKNMDIQIVIFVQALAINMLDFWLNIEICELAERSGRQTSTILKLFNDIECLDQKLERSITDFALFCSHRRLRFHHCGLFYVNCEMGFRMAITSFLYLLFLIQFDFWNL, encoded by the exons ATGTTCCGGCGTAGCGGAAGTGGCTTCCGCCAGAAGTGGACCAGCCTCACGTTGAAGGGTGCTTTATACGGATCATGGATCCTGGGCGTGTTTCCCTTCACCTACGATAGCTGGACAAGGACATTGCGTCGTTCCAAGTGGTTAATTGTGTATGGCTGTGTCCTGAATGCGGCATTCATTCTGCTGGTCGTTACCAATGACACTGAGACCGAAATTCCGCTTCGTATGGAGGTGTTTCACAGGAACGCACTGGCCGAGCAGATCAATGGCATTCACGACATTCAGAGCCTTTCAATGGTGTCAATAATGCTGCTGCGAAGTTTCTGGAGGAGCGACGATATCGAGAGGACCCTCAACGAACTACAGGACCTGCAGCACCGCTACTTTCGTTACTATTCTTTGGAGGAGTGCACCCGCTTCGATAGGTTCGTCCTGTACAAAGGCTTATCTGTGGTCCTGGAAATTGCATCCATGCTGGCCTTGGAACTGGGCATGTCACCGAATTTCAGTGCGCAGTTCTTCATTGGACTCGGCAGTTTGTGTTTAATGATCTCGGCAGTTCTCCTGGGAGCCTCACACTTTCACCTGGCCGTCGTCTTTGTCTACCGATATGTGTGGATTGTAAATAGGGAGCTCCTCAAGCTAGTTAACAAACTGGCGAATGGGGAAACCGTTGAGTCTGAGAAGGTGGACTTTTTGCTCAAACTGTACCATCGCCTATTGGATCTTAGCCATCGTCTGGCATCCATCTATGATTATCAAATGGTCATGGTGATGGCCAGCTTTCTGATCGCCAATGTTCTGGGCATCTACTTCTTCATAATCTACTCCATTAGTCTAAACAAAAACATGGACATTCAAATTGTGATCTTTGTTCAAGCCCTGGCCATCAACATGTTGGATTTTTGGCTAAACATTGAGATTTGTGAGTTGGCGGAAAGAAGTGGTAGACAAACTTCCACCATCCTGAAGTTGTTCAATGATATTGAATGCTTAGATCAGAAACTGGAGAGAAGT ATCACGGACTTTGCATTATTCTGCAGCCATCGCCGGCTGAGATTCCATCATTGCGGCTTGTTTTACGTGAACTGCGAGATGGGTTTTCGCATGGCCATCACCAGCTTTCTGTACCTGCTGTTCCTCATCCAGTTCGATTTTTGGAACCTGTGA
- the LOC6526456 gene encoding putative gustatory receptor 22d → MFRPRCGLRQKFVYVVLKSILYSSWLLGIFPFKYDPKLRRLRRSKWLILFGLAMTSSPLILMLKQSAEYHEHGIRLDVFQRNSVLHQIISLKEVVGVVTICTVYLRTLWRSKHLEEIYNGLMLLKANYFCSDAVECPAFDVYVIQKGVLIVVGLLAPWIVHFGTPNINVPVMNVLVVSLGKLGTLLLAVHYHLGLAFIYRFVWLINRELLSLVSSLRGNQMGSSSRVRFLLKLYTKLVQLYSRLADCYDYQTVLMMAVFLSANIIVCFYMIVYRISLGKMSFFVMLIMFPLALANNFLDFWLIMKVCDLLQKTGSQTSMILKLFNDIESIDKDLERSISDFALYCSHQRFKFLHCGLFYVNREMGFNMFVASFLYLLYLVQFDFMNL, encoded by the exons ATGTTCCGACCTCGTTGTGGTCTTCGACAGAAGTTTGTCTACGTTGTCCTTAAGTCGATTCTTTACAGCTCCTGGCTGCTCGGAATATTTCCATTTAAGTATGACCCAAAGCTGAGGAGACTACGCCGCTCCAAGTGGCTAATCCTTTTTGGACTAGCCATGACCTCCAGTCCCCTTATCCTGATGCTGAAACAAAGTGCAGAGTACCATGAACATGGGATCAGGTTGGATGTCTTTCAGAGGAACTCCGTGCTCCATCAAATTATTTCACTAAAGGAAGTAGTCGGAGTGGTGACCATTTGCACGGTGTACCTGCGAACCTTGTGGAGGAGCAAACACCTGGAGGAGATCTACAATGGGTTGATGCTCCTGAAAGCCAATTACTTTTGCTCCGATGCAGTGGAGTGTCCTGCCTTCGATGTCTATGTGATCCAGAAAGGAGTTCTCATTGTAGTGGGACTGTTAGCTCCCTGGATTGTGCACTTTGGAACGCCCAATATTAATGTACCCGTAATGAACGTCTTGGTCGTCTCGTTGGGCAAGTTGGGAACGCTTCTCCTGGCCGTTCACTATCATCTTGGGCTGGCTTTCATTTACCGATTTGTGTGGCTCATAAACAGGGAACTCCTGAGCCTGGTTTCCTCCTTGAGGGGCAACCAAATGGGCAGCTCCTCCAGAGTTCGCTTCCTCCTGAAACTCTACACCAAACTGGTTCAACTATATAGCAGACTGGCCGATTGCTACGACTACCAGACGGTCCTGATGATGGCAGTATTTCTGTCTGCCAACATCATCGTTTGCTTCTATATGATTGTCTACAGGATCAGCCTGGGCAAGATGTCCTTTTTCGTAATGTTAATTATGTTTCCCCTCGCACTAGCTAACAATTTCCTGGACTTTTGGCTGATCATGAAGGTTTGTGATTTGCTGCAGAAAACTGGAAGTCAAACTTCGATGATCTTGAAGCTGTTCAACGATATTGAGAGCATAGACAAAGATCTTGAGAGAAGT ATATCAGACTTTGCCTTGTACTGCAGTCATCAGAGGTTTAAGTTTCTTCACTGCGGATTATTTTACGTAAATCGAGAAATGGGCTTTAATATGTTCGTCGCAAGCTTTCTGTACTTGCTGTACCTGGTCCAGTTCGACTTTATGAACTTGTGA
- the LOC6526457 gene encoding putative gustatory receptor 22c, whose protein sequence is MLGSRSNWQSRLCWFVLKVTLYGSWLLGVFPFTFDSRKRQLKRSRWLLFYGLFGNSFLLVKMVYSEGQKQGSKEAFTRNTVLEDIHNIAGILAVSSCFVMHFLNFWGSIRVQDLANELLVLEYQHFASLNEKNCPKFNCLVIQKAVTVIGLLLTFLSVSYELPGNNFSVDMVIVNSLMQFSINCNIMHHYVGVLLIYRYLWLINGQLLELVTKLKLDHRVNSSRIREFFSLYRRLLQLKGSIVAAYEYHMTLVLITGIASNILAIYFWIVLNISMNINSLCLLIFPQFLLVNFWNIWLNIVACDLAENAGKRTPKVLKLFADLGLKDIELERSVNEFALLCSHRQFKFHVCGLFTINYNMGFQMIITSVLYLIYLIQFDFMNL, encoded by the exons ATGTTGGGATCACGCAGCAACTGGCAATCCCGTTTGTGTTGGTTTGTCTTGAAGGTAACTTTGTATGGATCCTGGTTACTTGGAGTATTTCCCTTCACATTCGACTCGCGAAAACGACAGCTGAAGCGCTCCAGATGGCTTCTTTTTTACGGACTATTTGGGAACTCCTTTCTTCTTGTGAAAATGGTGTACTCAGAAGGTCAAAAGCAAGGCAGTAAAGAGGCATTTACGCGGAATACAGTCCTAGAAGACATCCACAACATAGCTGGCATTCTGGCCGTTTCTTCATGCTTCGTAATGCATTTCTTGAATTTTTGGGGAAGCATAAGAGTTCAGGACTTGGCAAATGAACTGCTTGTCCTTGAGTATCAACACTTTGCCAGTTTGAATGAGAAGAATTGCCCCAAGTTCAACTGCCTCGTGATCCAAAAGGCGGTTACTGTGATTGGCCTCTTACTTACATTCCTGAGTGTTTCCTACGAACTGCCTGGAAACAACTTTTCCGTGGACATGGTGATTGTGAACTCCTTAATGCAATTCAGCATCAATTGCAATATTATGCACCATTATGTCGGAGTCCTGTTAATCTATCGCTATTTATGGCTGATCAACGGACAACTATTGGAACTGGTAACCAAACTTAAACTGGATCATAGGGTTAACTCATCAAGGATTCGTGAATTCTTTTCATTGTACCGTCGCCTTTTGCAGCTCAAAGGGAGTATAGTGGCCGCCTACGAGTACCATATGACCCTAGTTCTTATAACTGGCATAGCCAGTAATATTTTGGCCATATATTTCTGGATTGTGTTGAACATCAGCATGAATATAAATTCCTTATGTCTGCTGATTTTCCCGCAGTTTTTGCTTGTtaatttttggaatatttgGTTGAACATTGTCGCTTGCGATCTAGCGGAGAATGCTGGCAAAAGGACCCCAAAAGTACTTAAACTTTTCGCTGATCTTGGGCTGAAAGATATTGAACTAGAAAGAAGT GTGAACGAGTTCGCATTGCTGTGCAGTCATCgccaatttaaatttcacgTGTGTGGACTTTTTACTATAAACTATAATATGGGTTTCCAGATGATCATCACCAGTGTCTTATACTTGATTTACTtgattcaattcgatttcaTGAATTTGTAA
- the LOC6526458 gene encoding putative gustatory receptor 22b — MFETSRDIRPYLARQILRATLYGSWLFGLFPFTVDSRKRICQLRRSCGLIVYGLVANYIHLFILIRLAFEFKKQKLEAFVRSPVLEIINIIIALINTLSGILIHFMNFWGSRKVEEICNKLLTLEYQDFKSLNGRNCPNFSCFLIQKFLTKLGQLLSFFTLIYAIPGNEYPLHLVLLSFLMGVTLNLNTMHYHIGVLLIYRYIWLLNGQLKVLVSQLKRNPGADFTSIHQLLSLYNRLLELYKKLAIAYQYQVILLITSQLAGNIVVIYFLIVYGISMHNFSVFLVVFPQSLLINIWDFWLFITVCDLTEKAGDETAIILKIFSYLEHRDDRLETSVNEFAWLCSHRKFRFQLCGLFCINYKMGFKMIITTFLYLVYLVQFDYMNL; from the exons ATGTTCGAAACAAGCCGCGACATTCGTCCTTATTTGGCAAGACAGATCCTTAGAGCCACTCTCTATGGATCCTGGCTATTTGGTTTATTCCCCTTCACCGTGGACTCTAGAAAAAGAATATGCCAACTTAGGCGCTCTTGCGGTCTTATTGTTTACGGCCTAGTCGCTAATTAcatccatttatttattctgaTTCGATTGGCTTTTGaatttaagaaacaaaaactagAAGCTTTTGTGCGAAGTCCTGTGCTGGAGATCATTAACATAATAATTGCATTGATAAACACCCTTTCAGGCATATTGATACACTTTATGAACTTTTGGGGCAGCAGGAAAGTTGAGGAAATATGCAACAAACTTTTAACTCTTGAGTATCAGGACTTTAAAAGCCTGAATGGGAGAAATTGCCCAAACTTCAGCTGCTTTCTGATTCAAAAGTTTTTGACTAAACTGGGCCAGTTATTATCCTTCTTCACGCTCATCTACGCAATTCCGGGAAATGAGTACCCTTTACATCTCGTACTTCTGAGCTTTCTGATGGGAGTAACTCTCAATTTGAATACCATGCACTACCATATAGGAGTTTTGTTAATCTATCGGTATATATGGCTTTTAAACGGACAACTGAAGGTCCTAGTGAGCCAACTAAAACGGAATCCTGGGGCAGACTTTACCAGTATTCATCAACTTCTTTCCTTATACAACCGCCTTCTGGAGCTTTATAAAAAATTGGCCATCGCCTACCAATACCAAGTGATCCTATTAATAACATCTCAGCTAGCTGGCAACATCGTGGTCATTTATTTCCTCATAGTATATGGAATCAGTATGCATAACTTTTCAGTCTTTTTGGTGGTCTTCCCGCAATCTCTGTTAATAAACATTTGGGATTTCTGGTTGTTCATTACCGTATGCGATCTTACTGAAAAGGCTGGTGACGAAACTGCGAtcattctaaaaatattttcttaccTCGAACACCGAGATGATCGGCTAGAAACCAGT GTGAACGAGTTCGCTTGGCTTTGCAGTCACCGGAAGTTCCGGTTTCAACTGTGTGGCCTGTTTtgtataaactataaaatggGCTTCAAAATGATTATAACCACTTTCCTCTACTTGGTATACCTAGTTCAGTTTGATTATATGAACTTGTAA
- the LOC6526459 gene encoding putative gustatory receptor 22a — MSQPNRIHRIRQVLAHFTIRATLYGSWVLGLFPFTFDSRTRRLYRSKWLLAYGLVLNLSLLVLSVLPSTDDHNSVKVEVFERNPLVKQVEELVEVIGVITTLVTHLRTFSRSSELAEILNELLVLEKRHFSKLILSECDQFNRYVIEKGLVVILEIGSSLLIYFGIPDSKIVIHEAVCIYIVQLEVLMVVMHFHLAVIYIYRYVWIINGQLLDMASRLRRGDSVDPDRVQLLLGLYSRLLDLNARLAAIYDIQVTFFMATLFSANIILGHVLVICWINIKRFSLVIMILLFPQALIVNFWDLWLGIAFCELAESTGKRTSMILKLFNDMENMDQEMERRVTEFTCFCSHRSLKICHLGLFDINYEVGFRMIITNILYVVFLVQFDYMNLKFKTDV, encoded by the exons ATGTCACAACCGAATCGGATTCATCGGATTCGTCAGGTCCTTGCGCACTTCACCATCAGAGCTACGTTGTATGGATCCTGGGTCCTCGGACTATTTCCCTTCACTTTCGATTCTCGGACAAGGCGCCTGTATCGCTCCAAGTGGCTTTTGGCATATGGTTTGGTGCTTAACTTGAGTCTGCTGGTTTTATCAGTGCTGCCTTCGACGGATGATCACAATTCTGTCAAGGTGGAGGTCTTTGAGCGGAATCCATTGGTTAAGCAGGTGGAAGAGCTGGTAGAGGTTATCGGTGTGATAACCACACTGGTGACCCATCTGCGAACCTTTTCGAGGAGCAGTGAACTAGCTGAGATTCTCAATGAGCTACTGGTGCTGGAGAAGCGTCACTTCAGTAAGCTCATCCTATCGGAGTGCGACCAATTCAATAGGTATGTGATCGAAAAGGGTCTTGTGGTAATCCTGGAAATCGGCTCCTCTTTGCTGATCTACTTTGGCATACCGGATAGCAAGATTGTTATCCACGAGGCAGTCTGTATCTACATTGTGCAGCTGGAAGTGCTAATGGTGGTGATGCACTTTCACCTGGCAGTGATCTACATATACCGGTATGTGTGGATAATCAATGGACAACTTCTGGACATGGCCAGTCGCCTGAGAAGGGGAGACAGCGTGGATCCTGATCGAGTCCAACTGCTTCTCGGGCTATATTCTCGCCTTTTGGACTTGAACGCCCGCCTAGCCGCCATTTATGATATTCAGGTGACATTTTTCATGGCCACCTTGTTTTCGGCCAACATTATTTTGGGCCATGTGCTGGTCATTTGCTGGATCAACATCAAGAGATTCTCCCTGGTAATCATGATCCTGCTCTTTCCCCAAGCTTTGATCGTCAACTTTTGGGACCTTTGGTTGGGAATCGCCTTCTGCGAATTGGCTGAAAGCACGGGCAAAAGGACCTCTATGATCCTAAAGTTATTCAATGATATGGAGAACATGGACCAGGAAATGGAGCGCCGAGTAA CTGAATTCACCTGTTTCTGCAGCCATCGCAGTCTGAAAATTTGCCATCTCGGATTGTTCGATATAAACTATGAGGTGGGCTTTCGTATGATAATCACAAACATTTTATACGTAGTTTTCTTGGTGCAGTTTGATTACatgaatttgaaattcaaaacTGATGTTTAA